A portion of the Gemmatimonadota bacterium genome contains these proteins:
- a CDS encoding TVP38/TMEM64 family protein has protein sequence MSPSSRAAATTAPRFNRWLIVAAAALVGVLLVVLGQRAAPLIPRFSAYVASLGPAGPAVFVVGYALATVGFIPGSLLTLSAGAIFGLGWGVALVFMAATLGSTLAFLIARYGARQAIARRVDSNPQFAAVNRAIAAQGRRIVFLLRLSPAFPFSLLNYALGLTTVSLRDYVLAGVGMLPGTVLYVYYGKLAGDVASLASGAAPARGTGYYAVLGLGLLATIAVTTIVTRTARRALRDATAAAAPDEET, from the coding sequence CCGCACCACGATTCAACCGCTGGCTGATCGTCGCCGCGGCCGCCCTCGTTGGCGTGCTCCTGGTCGTCCTCGGCCAGCGCGCAGCTCCCCTCATCCCGCGATTCTCGGCCTACGTCGCCTCGCTCGGCCCTGCCGGCCCCGCGGTATTCGTCGTCGGCTACGCACTCGCGACCGTCGGCTTCATCCCCGGCTCACTCCTGACGCTCTCCGCCGGTGCGATCTTCGGCCTCGGCTGGGGAGTCGCGCTGGTTTTCATGGCCGCGACGCTCGGCTCCACGCTCGCCTTCCTCATCGCGCGCTATGGCGCCCGCCAGGCCATCGCCCGGCGCGTCGACAGCAATCCGCAGTTTGCCGCCGTCAACAGGGCCATTGCCGCTCAGGGACGCCGCATCGTCTTCCTCCTGCGCCTCTCCCCGGCCTTCCCCTTCTCGCTCCTCAACTACGCGCTCGGCCTCACGACGGTCTCGCTGCGCGACTATGTCCTCGCGGGCGTCGGCATGCTCCCGGGGACCGTCCTCTACGTCTACTACGGCAAGCTCGCCGGCGACGTCGCTTCGCTCGCCTCGGGGGCGGCACCGGCCCGCGGCACCGGCTACTACGCGGTGCTCGGGCTCGGCCTGCTCGCCACCATTGCCGTCACCACCATCGTGACGCGCACGGCGCGCCGCGCCCTTCGCGACGCCACCGCAGCAGCGGCGCCGGACGAGGAGACCTAA